In one window of Streptomyces sp. FXJ1.172 DNA:
- a CDS encoding LLM class flavin-dependent oxidoreductase, whose translation MSSTPASHLHLAVALEGTGWHPASWREPVARPRDLFTAGYWGDLVTEAERGLIDFVTIEDGLGPQSSLLLDPDERTDQVRGRLDAVLVASRVAPLTRHIGLVPTVVATHTEPFHISKAIATLDYVSTGRAGLRVQISARPNEAAHFGRRTIERIEAYDSPAAQEVITELFDEAADHVEAVRRLWDSWEDDAEIRDAATGRFVDRDKLHYIDFEGSHFKVKGPSITPRPPQGQPLVTALAHQTVPYRLVARQADVGHVTPHDAEQARAIVAEIRAEQQAAGRAGDTLHVFGDLLVLLDDSRAEAEDRRARLDALAGEPYTSDARIFTGTAAQLADVLEDLASAGLSGFRLRPAVAGHDLPRISRELVPELQRRGRFRDAYEAGTLRGLLGLACPANRYAATV comes from the coding sequence GTGTCCTCAACTCCCGCTTCCCACCTGCACCTTGCCGTCGCCCTGGAGGGCACCGGATGGCACCCCGCGTCCTGGCGCGAGCCGGTCGCCCGGCCCCGGGACCTGTTCACCGCCGGGTACTGGGGCGACCTGGTCACCGAGGCCGAACGCGGCCTGATCGACTTCGTCACCATCGAGGACGGCCTCGGCCCGCAGTCCTCGCTCCTCCTCGACCCCGACGAACGCACCGACCAGGTGCGCGGCCGGCTCGACGCGGTCCTCGTCGCCTCCCGCGTCGCCCCGCTCACCCGGCACATAGGCCTCGTCCCGACCGTGGTGGCCACGCACACCGAGCCGTTCCACATCTCCAAGGCGATCGCCACCCTCGACTACGTCAGCACAGGCCGCGCGGGCCTGCGGGTGCAGATCAGCGCGAGGCCGAACGAGGCCGCCCACTTCGGCCGCCGCACCATCGAGCGGATCGAGGCCTACGACAGCCCCGCCGCCCAAGAGGTGATCACCGAGCTGTTCGACGAGGCCGCCGACCACGTGGAAGCGGTGCGCCGGCTCTGGGACAGCTGGGAGGACGACGCCGAGATCCGGGACGCGGCGACCGGCCGCTTCGTCGACCGGGACAAGCTGCACTACATCGACTTCGAGGGCAGCCACTTCAAGGTCAAGGGGCCCTCGATCACGCCGCGCCCGCCCCAGGGCCAGCCGCTGGTCACCGCCCTCGCCCACCAGACCGTCCCGTACCGGCTCGTCGCCCGCCAGGCCGACGTCGGCCACGTCACCCCGCACGACGCGGAGCAGGCCCGTGCGATCGTCGCCGAGATCCGCGCCGAACAGCAGGCGGCGGGCCGGGCCGGGGACACCCTGCACGTCTTCGGTGACCTCCTCGTCCTCCTCGACGACAGCCGGGCCGAGGCGGAGGACCGGCGGGCGCGGCTGGACGCGCTCGCCGGTGAGCCGTACACGAGCGACGCCCGGATCTTCACCGGCACGGCCGCCCAACTGGCCGATGTCCTCGAGGATCTGGCGTCCGCCGGGCTGAGCGGGTTCCGGCTGCGGCCCGCCGTCGCCGGGCACGACCTGCCCCGCATCAGCCGCGAGCTGGTGCCCGAGCTGCAGCGCCGGGGCCGCTTCCGGGACGCCTACGAGGCCGGCACCCTGCGCGGCCTGCTCGGCCTCGCCTGCCCCGCCAACCGCTACGCCGCCACCGTCTGA
- a CDS encoding putative leader peptide: MSHDEIREAAAHPARPARRTEVTAVPRALPQHAPRPYRSAWLTSRPHIDLQRVSAALCRR; the protein is encoded by the coding sequence GTGAGTCATGACGAGATCCGCGAGGCGGCCGCTCACCCGGCCCGCCCCGCCCGACGGACGGAGGTGACGGCCGTGCCCCGCGCACTCCCGCAGCACGCCCCGCGCCCGTACCGCTCCGCCTGGCTGACATCCCGGCCGCACATAGACCTCCAGCGCGTGTCCGCCGCACTCTGTCGCCGCTGA
- a CDS encoding ABC transporter substrate-binding protein produces MRSHLLRRSLTRGITAATAVATLATGLAACGGNSDAATNDSPRPGEVVIGQVSNGAARQTTVKVSEVKSISAELPASLRRSGKLVIGEGALPAGFPPLAYVGSDQKTLTGSEPDLGRLVAAVLGLKPELRNFTWENLFVGVDSGKVDVAFSNVTDTEERKKKYEFASYRQDNLAFEVPKKSTWNFGGNYENLAGRTVSVSSGTNQERILLEWKAKLAKEGKKLTVKYFQDHNSTYLALASGKIDAYFGPNPGIAYHVTQVANTPNATRNAGKFSGAGASLQGLIAATARKDSGLAKPLADAINYLIRNGQYAAWLKAYNLSNEAVAKSEVNPPGLPLDNS; encoded by the coding sequence ATGCGCAGCCACCTCCTCCGACGCAGCCTGACACGCGGCATCACCGCGGCGACCGCAGTCGCCACCCTCGCCACCGGGCTCGCCGCCTGCGGTGGCAACAGCGACGCGGCGACCAACGACAGCCCCAGGCCCGGCGAGGTCGTCATCGGGCAGGTCTCCAACGGCGCCGCCAGGCAGACGACCGTCAAGGTGTCCGAGGTGAAGTCCATCAGCGCCGAACTGCCCGCCTCCCTGCGCAGGAGCGGAAAGCTCGTCATCGGCGAGGGCGCACTGCCGGCCGGATTCCCGCCGCTGGCATACGTGGGCAGCGACCAGAAGACCCTCACCGGATCCGAACCCGACCTCGGCCGCCTGGTCGCCGCCGTGCTCGGACTCAAGCCCGAGCTGCGGAACTTCACCTGGGAGAACCTCTTCGTCGGTGTCGACAGCGGCAAGGTCGACGTCGCCTTCTCCAACGTCACCGACACCGAGGAACGCAAGAAGAAGTACGAGTTCGCCTCCTACCGCCAGGACAACCTCGCCTTCGAGGTGCCGAAGAAGAGCACCTGGAACTTCGGCGGCAACTACGAGAACCTCGCGGGCCGGACCGTCTCCGTCAGCTCCGGCACCAACCAGGAGCGGATCCTCCTGGAGTGGAAGGCCAAGCTGGCCAAGGAGGGCAAGAAGCTCACCGTCAAGTACTTCCAGGACCACAACAGCACCTACCTGGCCCTGGCCAGCGGCAAGATCGACGCCTACTTCGGACCCAACCCCGGTATCGCTTACCACGTCACCCAGGTCGCGAACACGCCCAATGCCACCCGCAACGCAGGCAAGTTCTCCGGCGCGGGCGCGAGCCTGCAGGGCCTGATCGCCGCCACCGCGAGGAAGGACAGCGGCCTCGCCAAGCCGCTCGCCGACGCGATCAATTACCTGATCAGGAACGGCCAGTACGCTGCCTGGCTGAAGGCCTACAACCTCTCCAACGAAGCCGTGGCCAAGTCCGAGGTCAACCCGCCCGGCCTGCCGCTCGACAACTCCTGA
- a CDS encoding amino acid ABC transporter ATP-binding protein, with the protein MTVTGTPHTAPAALEVHGVHKWYGTHRVLDGIDLTVRPGEVTVVIGPSGSGKSTLLRVVNHLEKPEIGHVSVGGELIGVKRGSGGRLKELSERAILAQRGRIGFVFQNFNLFPHLTVLDNVAAAPVATGRLDRAAARERARDLLTRVGLGDRTGAYPRQLSGGQQQRVAIARALALRPGIILFDEPTSALDPETVGEVLSVIKDLATSGTTLVIVTHEIGFAREVADRIVFLDGGRIVEQGPPGDVLDRPRHERTRDFLARVL; encoded by the coding sequence ATGACCGTCACCGGCACCCCGCACACCGCCCCGGCCGCGCTGGAGGTGCACGGCGTCCACAAGTGGTACGGCACCCATCGCGTGCTGGACGGCATCGACCTCACGGTGCGCCCCGGCGAGGTCACCGTCGTCATCGGCCCTTCCGGCTCCGGCAAGTCCACCCTGCTGCGGGTCGTCAACCACCTGGAGAAGCCCGAGATCGGCCATGTCAGCGTCGGTGGCGAACTGATCGGCGTCAAGCGCGGCAGCGGCGGCCGGCTCAAGGAGCTGAGCGAGCGGGCCATCCTCGCCCAGCGCGGCCGGATCGGGTTCGTCTTCCAGAACTTCAACCTCTTCCCGCATCTGACCGTCCTCGACAACGTCGCCGCGGCTCCCGTCGCCACCGGCCGCCTCGACAGGGCCGCGGCCCGCGAGCGTGCCCGGGACCTGCTCACCCGGGTCGGCCTCGGGGACCGCACCGGCGCCTATCCGCGCCAGTTGTCGGGCGGACAGCAGCAGCGCGTCGCCATCGCCCGCGCCCTGGCGCTGCGCCCCGGCATCATCCTGTTCGACGAGCCCACCTCCGCGCTCGACCCCGAAACGGTCGGCGAGGTCCTCTCCGTCATCAAGGACCTCGCCACCAGCGGCACCACCCTCGTCATCGTCACCCACGAGATCGGCTTCGCCCGCGAGGTCGCCGACCGGATCGTCTTCCTCGACGGCGGCCGGATCGTCGAACAGGGCCCGCCCGGGGACGTCCTGGACCGGCCCCGGCACGAACGCACCCGGGACTTCCTCGCCAGGGTCCTGTGA
- a CDS encoding amino acid ABC transporter permease, with protein MSEPPGTAVFLAEAPPPADVPSKSFHAQRVQPLRRPGRWVATAVALVLVAQIAHGLATNPFYQWDRFRYWFLRPSILDGLLVTLEVAALSAVSGLLGGILLALGRQSGSPVLRAVSWTYTWLFRSVPLIVVLIFLYNFSALYKTVSLGIPFGPAFVTFDESKLATDMTVAVVGLSLNEAAYAAEVVRGGILAVDQGQHEAAAALGLPRGYQFTRIVFPQALRSITPNYVNQLIGLVKSTSLVFYVSLLDLFGSVQTMGSTYPGDIVPLLLVATVWYLILTSAVSVVQFYVERYFARGATRALPPTPLQKARAALTGFRARLRREAAV; from the coding sequence ATGAGTGAACCCCCAGGCACCGCCGTCTTTCTCGCCGAGGCGCCGCCGCCTGCTGACGTACCCTCAAAGTCCTTCCATGCCCAGCGCGTTCAGCCGCTGCGCCGGCCCGGCCGGTGGGTGGCCACCGCCGTCGCCCTCGTGCTCGTCGCCCAGATCGCGCACGGACTGGCCACGAACCCGTTCTACCAGTGGGACCGCTTCCGCTACTGGTTCCTGCGCCCCAGCATCCTCGACGGGCTCCTCGTCACCCTCGAAGTCGCCGCCCTCAGCGCCGTGTCCGGTCTCCTCGGCGGCATCCTGCTGGCCCTCGGACGGCAGTCCGGCAGCCCGGTGCTGCGCGCCGTGAGCTGGACCTACACCTGGCTGTTCCGCTCCGTGCCGCTGATCGTCGTCCTGATCTTCCTGTACAACTTCTCCGCCCTGTACAAGACGGTGAGCCTCGGCATCCCGTTCGGCCCCGCCTTCGTCACCTTCGACGAGTCGAAGCTCGCCACCGACATGACGGTCGCCGTGGTCGGACTCAGCCTCAACGAGGCGGCGTACGCGGCGGAAGTCGTGCGCGGCGGCATCCTCGCCGTCGACCAGGGCCAGCACGAGGCGGCGGCCGCGCTCGGCCTGCCCAGGGGCTACCAGTTCACCCGGATCGTCTTCCCGCAGGCACTCAGGTCCATCACACCGAACTACGTCAACCAGCTCATCGGCCTGGTCAAGAGCACCTCGCTGGTCTTCTACGTCTCGCTGCTCGACCTGTTCGGCTCCGTGCAGACCATGGGCAGCACCTACCCCGGCGACATCGTCCCGCTGCTGCTCGTCGCCACTGTCTGGTACCTGATCCTCACCAGCGCCGTGTCCGTCGTCCAGTTCTACGTCGAGCGGTACTTCGCCCGCGGCGCCACCCGCGCGCTGCCGCCGACCCCGCTGCAGAAGGCGCGGGCGGCCCTCACCGGATTCCGGGCCCGGCTGCGCAGGGAGGCCGCCGTATGA
- a CDS encoding glutathione S-transferase C-terminal domain-containing protein, translating to MSITPLATVPSVHRSGPVFRGRIGQDARSGHYAVPHRYRLHLSTACPDGLRLAVGHSLLGLDDSCPVTLLPAVPDCAGGGHAVLRPLYEASAHHYTGPALAPVLSDDWSGRIVSTRARDILRDLDRFPHGDGTALYPSGQGSVIEAVEAMCDVIEEAAQCAGRAGTGADGHSAALDALFDTLGRLENRLTGEEYLVDDRLTAADVELWVTLVQLDTVHRCHLDARAVHRIAGHRALWAYAGRLAAHPAFGRHLDLEGISRRHHGRCQGLEAAGAAVQILDWAGHAADSEDASRR from the coding sequence ATGTCCATCACTCCGCTCGCCACCGTCCCGTCCGTCCACCGGTCCGGCCCCGTCTTCCGGGGCCGGATCGGCCAGGACGCGCGCAGCGGCCACTACGCAGTGCCCCACCGCTACCGGCTGCACCTGTCGACCGCCTGTCCCGACGGGCTGCGCCTCGCCGTCGGGCACAGCCTCCTCGGCCTCGACGACAGCTGTCCGGTCACCCTGCTGCCCGCCGTCCCGGACTGTGCCGGCGGCGGCCACGCCGTGCTGCGCCCGCTGTACGAGGCGAGCGCCCACCACTACACCGGCCCGGCCCTCGCACCCGTGCTCAGCGACGACTGGTCCGGACGCATCGTCAGCACCCGGGCCCGCGACATCCTGCGCGACCTCGACCGCTTCCCGCACGGGGACGGCACCGCGCTGTACCCGAGCGGCCAGGGGTCCGTGATCGAGGCCGTCGAGGCGATGTGCGACGTGATCGAGGAGGCCGCGCAGTGCGCCGGACGGGCGGGCACCGGAGCGGACGGGCACTCCGCCGCCCTCGACGCGCTGTTCGACACGCTGGGCCGGCTGGAGAACCGGCTCACGGGGGAGGAGTACCTGGTCGACGACCGGCTCACCGCCGCCGACGTCGAACTGTGGGTGACCCTCGTGCAGTTGGACACCGTCCACCGCTGCCACCTCGACGCCCGCGCCGTGCACCGCATCGCCGGCCACCGCGCGCTGTGGGCCTACGCCGGCCGGCTGGCCGCGCACCCCGCCTTCGGCCGGCACCTCGACCTCGAGGGCATCTCCCGCCGCCACCACGGCCGTTGCCAGGGCCTGGAGGCCGCCGGAGCCGCTGTCCAGATCCTGGACTGGGCAGGTCACGCCGCCGACAGCGAGGACGCTTCCCGCAGGTGA
- a CDS encoding putative leader peptide — MPRLETVTGPAGRSPLRAPLLTSRLHIDLLRVCSAISQHR, encoded by the coding sequence ATGCCGCGCCTCGAGACGGTCACCGGCCCAGCGGGCCGCTCACCGTTGCGCGCACCCCTGCTCACCTCCCGTCTGCACATCGACCTGCTGCGCGTCTGCAGCGCGATCAGCCAGCACCGCTGA